A window from Acidobacteriota bacterium encodes these proteins:
- the infA gene encoding translation initiation factor IF-1 gives MSKDDLIDVQGTVTAVHSGGLYRVQCDSGQEVLAQLSGRMRRFRIKVVPGDRVTVGVSPYDPVRGIITFRVR, from the coding sequence TTGACGTCCAGGGGACCGTGACTGCCGTCCACAGCGGCGGACTGTACCGCGTGCAATGCGATTCGGGCCAGGAAGTGCTCGCGCAGCTCAGCGGTCGCATGCGCCGGTTCCGCATCAAGGTGGTCCCCGGCGACCGTGTCACCGTTGGCGTCTCGCCCTACGACCCGGTCCGCGGCATCATCACCTTCCGCGTCCGCTAG